From Oncorhynchus clarkii lewisi isolate Uvic-CL-2024 chromosome 26, UVic_Ocla_1.0, whole genome shotgun sequence, the proteins below share one genomic window:
- the LOC139384927 gene encoding follitropin subunit beta: MIIFIGAERIKELGQPSFVTKSKGRSQQIPEGTCSPCGSIMYCTHLKTLQLVVMATLWVTPVRAGTDCRYGCRLNNMTITMEREDCHGSITVTTCAGLCETTDLNYQSTWLPRSQGVCNFKEWSYEKVYLEGCPSGVNPLFIPVAKSCDCIKCKTDNTDCDRISMATPSCIVNPLEM, encoded by the exons ATGATAATATTTATAGGTGCAGAGAGGATAAAAGAGCTGGGGCAACCCTCCTTCGTCACTAAATCAAAAGGGAGAAGCCAACAG ATTCCTGAAGGGACCTGTTCTCCTTGTGGAAGCATTATGTACTGCACCCACTTAAAGACGCTGCAGCTGGTCGTCATGGCAACGCTGTGGGTGACACCAGTGAGGGCGGGGACAGACTGCAGGTATGGCTGCCGACTAAACAACATGACCATCAccatggagagagaggactgtcaCGGAAGCATCACCGTCACCACCTGCGCCGGCCTGTGCGAAACGACG GACCTGAACTATCAGAGCACATGGCTGCCTCGCTCCCAGGGGGTGTGTAACTTCAAGGAGTGGTCCTACGAGAAGGTCTACCTGGAAGGCTGTCCATCCGGGGTCAACCCCCTCTTCATACCCGTTGCCAAGAGCTGCGATTGCATCAAATGCAAGACGGACAACACAGACTGTGATCGCATAAGCATGGCAACACCCAGCTGCATAGTAAACCCACTAGAAATGTAA
- the LOC139384926 gene encoding ARL14 effector protein, which yields MPVTCAVNGCTNKFIKGSEIRFYRFPISKPQLANQWVQSLGMKNFIPTPNTCLCSEHFNPDCFRDYNGKQFLREDAVPTIFGADSSKPELRKRGMMTKDTNAANRFGAPSDRERAKTLEKSKVKEKRHSTRDTGKGRGDGKKRGGGRGGISSNTDRPTIGAKSKVYDNKGRLLSCGKDMCDCLDADCMGCFYPCPECSSRRCGVECRCDRKWLYEQVEVEGGEIIRNKYAG from the exons ATGCCTGTCACCTGTGCAGTAAACGGCTGCACCAACAAGTTTATCAAAGGGTCAGAAATACGATTTTACAG GTTCCCCATCAGTAAGCCTCAGCTTGCCAACCAATGGGTACAAAGTTTGGGGATGAAAAACTTCATCCCTACACCTAACACTTGCCTCTGCTCAGAACATTTTAACCCAGATTGTTTCCGAGACTACAATGGCAAACAGTTTCTTAGGGAAGATGCCGTGCCCACCATTTTCGGTGCTGATTCATCGAAG CCTGAATTACGAAAAAGGGGTATGATGACCAAGGACACAAATGCGGCTAACCGCTTCGGTGCACCGTCAGACCGGGAGAGGGCTAAGACGCTGGAGAAGAGCAAGGTCAAGGAGAAACGACATAGTACCCGGGATACTGGCAAG GGAAGAGGTGATGGCAAAAAACGAGGTGGAGGACGAGGAGGAATCTCCTCCAACACTGACCG ACCGACTATTGGTGCGAAGAGCAAAGTGTATGACAACAAAGGCCGCCTGCTCTCCTGTGGCAAGGACATGTGTGACTGCCTGGACGCGGACTGCATGGGCTGCTTCTACCCCTGCCCCGAGTGTAGCTCCCGCAGGTGTGGTGTGGAGTGCCGCTGTGACCGCAAGTGGCTCTACGAGCAGGttgaggtggaggggggagagatcaTCCGCAACAAGTACGCTGGCTAG